In Allorhizobium pseudoryzae, the genomic window AGCCGGCGCTGCGCGTGCGCTCCGCCGAAGGCTTGAAGGCGCTCGATCTGAAGGGCTATGCGGTCGGTGGCCTGGCGGTCGGCGAGCCGCAGGCGGTGATGCTCGACATGCTGAACATCACGCTGCCGGTGTTGCCGACCGAAAAGCCGCGCTACCTGATGGGCGTCGGTACGCCGGACGACATCATCAAGTCGGTTGCCTGCGGCATCGACATGTTCGACTGCGTGATGCCGACCCGGTCCGGCCGTCACGGCCTCGCCTTCACCCGCAAGGGCAAGGTGAACATCCGCAATGCGAAGCACGCCGAAGATCTGCGGCCGCTCGACGAGCAATCCAGCTGCCCGGCCACGCGTGATTATTCGCGCGCCTATCTGCACCACCTCGTTCGTTCCAACGAGGCGCTGGGTGGCATGCTTCTCTCCTGGAACAACCTCTCCTATTACCAGGAGCTGATGCAGGGCATCCGCACGGCGATCGCCGAGGGGCATTACGAGGATTTCATGGCGGAAACGCAGGAAGCCTGGGCGCGCGGCGACGACTGATCGCCCTGCCTCGTTCGCCTATCAGATCCCGGTGCTGGCGGTCTTGGCCAGCACCCGCACGCCGTTCACCTTGTAGCTGCCGTCATCCTGCAGCCGCATCTCGTAGATGGCGCTCCAGTCCTTGGCGCCGCGGCCGGTGACGATCACCTCCTGCAGCACGAGTTCCCCGCCACCGACCGTCTTTGACCGGCCAAAGGCATAGTGGCCGGGGCTGGAAAGGGGCGCGTATTGCTTCCTGACCATGTCGAGGAAACGGACTTCCGACGGAAACAGGCTGCGGATGGCTGGCGAAGCGAAGGAATAGGCAACGGTTGCATTGCCGCTCATCAGCGCGCTGATCTGGCTCGCGATGATCTTCTGGGCATCGGACACCGGATCCTCGGCGGCAGTCGAGGGCAGGGTGGTCCACAAGAGACAGAGCAGGGCGGAGGCTGTCCGGAAAAGCATGCGCATTCTCCCCGATTGTGACAGTAGGATAACGCAGTCCACAGGATTCTAGAAGTATGGGCACGACAGGCTTTCGCAGAGCCTGCGGCACCTGTTCCCGGAAGGTCACTACGCCGGAATTCGCAAAGGCGATCACTGCAGCGATCCGCCTTCGTCCTTGTTCTTGCCGGAGTGTGGTGCAACTGTGCCGGCATCTTCCCGCCTCCGGACAAGCCAGCATGATTCTCGCGCCGCCAGCGTTGCTCTTCTTTTGCAATGCGCTCCTCTTTGTTTCGCTGTTCACCCGTCTGCCGTCGATCCAGGAGGGGCTCGGTGTCGATAAGGCAGTGCTGGGGCTGGCGCTGCTCGGTGCACCCGCCGGCACCTTTCTCGCGCTGCCGATTGCAGGCCGTGTGACGGATTATCTGACGCCGCGCATCACTGCGCCGCTGATGCTGTCGATTGCAGCGCTGATCACGCCGCTTCTGACGATCGTGCCGATCCTCGGCTTCTTTCTCTGCTTTCTGCTCTTCGGTTTCTTCCGCACGATCCTGGATGTGGCGGCGAACATGATCTCGACCGGAATTGAGCAGCGCACGGGCCAGAAGGTTCTTTCCCGCAGCCATGGGTTCTGGTCGGTCGGGCTTCTTGCCGGTTCTCTTGCCTCCGGCTTTCTGGCCGGGCACGGCGTGTCGCCCTTCCATCACCAGCTGGGTGCGGCACTGATCGTCGTTGCCTGCTGTCTCGTCGTCGTGAAGATCGCGCCGCGGGAAGAGCGCATGCCGCGCATCGCCACCGGTCGGCGCAAGGTGTTTGTGCTGCCGGACCGGATCATCATCCTGATCTGCATCATGGTTTTCGGTATCGGCATCAGCGAAGGCGCCGTCTATGACTGGGGCATCTTCTACCTTCGCGAGGTTTTGCACGCGGATGCCGCGACCGCCGGCATCCTTTATGCCGGCTTCACCATCGGCATGGGCGCCACACGCATGGTGGGTGACAATCTGCGCGAACGGTTCGGCACCATGACGCTGGTGCGCGGCTCTGCGGCCTGCGTTGCCGTCGGGCTCGTGCTGCTTCTATCGACGGGCAGCCTCGGCATTGCTGCCTTAGCGCTGTTCCTGATGGGCTGCGGCGTGGCGCTCGGTTTTCCGCTGGCGGTCGCAACCACCATCACGCTCGGCCGTGGTTCGATAGCGGACAATCTCGCCGCCCTGGCGCTGACGCTGCTGATCGCCAATATCGGCGTGCCGCCAATGCTCGGGTTTGTTGCGGAACATGCCAGCCTGACGGTCAGTTTTGTGGTGCTTTTGCCGTTCCTGGCCGTGAGTTTCATCATGGCGCCGGTGGCGCAGGGGCGCGTGCCGAAGATCCTCCGCGCTGCCATGAATGAACCGAAGGATGGGGATAGACAAGAGCCGGCCCCGGTTTCGCCACAAGATGCGGCGAGGGGTTGAGCCTTCCTGCCGATAAGACTACGAGGTTGATCTTGGAGCATTCGAAACCAGGTGGAACCGTGATCGACCCCTACAAGTTGCTGGGCGTGCCGCGCGATGCCGATGGCGCGGCCATCAAGACCGCCTATCGCACGAAGGCGAAATCCTCGCACCCGGATACCGGCGGCGATGTCGATGCGTTTGCCAAGCTCACGACCTCCTACGAACTGCTGCTCGATCCCGTGCGCCGCAAGATCTACGACGACACCGGTTTTGATCCGCAGCTGACCGATTCGAAGGACCTCGAGGGGTTGCTCGTTCTCGATACGCTGGTCAACGAGATCATCCTCGACGAGCGGGCGCCCGGAAGCTTCGATCCGGTGGCCGCCATGCGCCGCAAGCTGACCGACAAGGTGGTGAATACCCGTTTCCACATCCTGGAACTCGAGCGGCATCGCGGACGCATCCGCAATCATCTCGACCGCATTGGCCGCCGCCCGGAAAGCGACGTGCTCGGCCGCATGCTGACGGCCCGCTGTGATGCGATTGCCGATGCGATCGGCAAGGCGGAAGGCGAGATCAAGGTGATCGAGCAGGCCTATGCCATGCTCGACGGTTATTCCTACGAGATGGAAGCCGAGCCGCAGAAAGCGGCGGAATAGGCGTCGTTTGCCGTTTCGTGATGTGGGACGGATGACCCCGGACCGGACAGGTGGGAAGCTCGCCTGCCATTTCGTTGGCCATGGGAAGAAAGCGGAAAAATACCCATGTTCTCCATCCCTGTCGCGTCCGCTTGACACGGTCCGGGTTCGTGGGTCGAACCGGCCGGAGGAGATTTTGTTCCTGCCCATCGTCGCCCAGACGCTGAGGCCCGGATGGACCGGATATCTTGCATGAGCGAGACGGCGATGCAGACCTTGCGGTTCAGTGGCCGCGCGGCTTATGCGGCGCCGCGGCCTCGTCCTCGTCGGCACAACTGGCCAGTCGAAGCACGTAATCCTCCGCCGCATCCGCCAGGGAGAGGGCGATTTCCGCCGTGCTGAGGCCCTGGCGTCTGAGATCCTCGATCATGGAAAGCATGGCCGCCTCAACCTTGAAGCGGCAACCAATGCTTGGCTCGAAAGCGTCGTCTACACTCGATTGTCTGTGTGTCATGAGCCCATGGTTCCCTTGCCCGAAATTGAGCATGACACATGTTTGCAACTGTTCAAGTGCTTGGTTAGTTAAGGGTTAATGTCTCGAACTGGGTGTGCCGAAGCGATACGGAACATGGTTTTGCGCGGCAGTGGCGGGAAGGCCTGCGCCAGAATGGAGCAGACGCCTCAGTTGCGGCAGGCATCCTCGATGCTCCAGCCGAACAGCCAGGCATCGCACTTCTCCTGCCATTCCTTCAGATGACGACCCTCGCGGGGCGGACGATGGTTCAGCAGCGGGTTCTGCTGCGGTTTCAGCCCCAGCATGCGCGCATGCATGCCGCGCTGCTGCCAATCGAGAACAACGTGATCGTCATTCAGCATTGCGTCTTGATCCTCATGATCCCGGTCGAACCATCATGGTCCGATTATTCCGACAAGGTGTCGGTAATCGCCGAAACTTGCGCGGAGCTGTCGGATCGCACAGCGCCTGTTCCGACCGTTTGGGGAACCGGTCCGTCTCCCGCGGGTTCGAACCGAACAGCAGAGAACCAAAGGAGACAGGCCATGACGACCGAACCTTCGAAGACGAAGCGCACCTTGACCAGCCTTGCCGCCGAAGTCGGCCTCATGCCCGCCGATGAAGCGCGGCGGCGGGAGGAAGGGGCTGATCAGCCCGTCGAGCGTGGCACAGCCGTTCTGGGCGAGAAGCGCGAAACGCCTGCCTCTCCGCCACACGACATGGCCCGCGAAGCCGCCGAACACGAGGTGGCGATGCGTGAAGCAAGGCGCGACGAGCGCAGGCATGCGGATGGCATCCTGCCGGGCGCAGCAACGAAGCTGCCGCCGGATTGAGCGGGGGAGGATGGGGCTGGCGAGGGGGCAAAAATTCAAGTTGGCGGAAGAGGTGTCTACCGAGTTGGACGCGCAACCGCTTGAATTTCCTTGCTGATATTTTTCTCAATATAGCGAAATACCCCAAGGGATACCCCAGAAAAATAAAGCTTAGATCAGGGAAGGGGCGGCAGTATCCGAGCAGGATTGACAACGGCCAATGTATCCGCCATCAATAACTACATCGACGGAATAATCCACCGTCTGGATAGCACCGGCTACAAACCCTTGTCAACACCTATCGGAGGAAAAATGAAACCAGCCAATGATAACTCCGGCGACCTGCTTCTGGGAGCAAGCGCCATTGCAGGCCACCTCGGCATCACTCCACGCCAGACGTATCGACTTATCTATGACGGGCTCCTGCCTCACTTCAAACTTGGCGGCTTTATCGCCGCCCGTCGCTCGTCGCTGACCAAGTGGCTGGAAGAGCAAGAGGTGGCGGCATGAGCAACATCATTGACCTGATCGCTTATGAGGTCGCTCTCCTAGAATCGGTCGATGACGGGATGGTGGCGTACGCGTGGTACGACGGCCAATCCGAGGTTTGGCGCTCCATCAAGCGCGCTTCCAATGGTCGCTACCCAGCAAACCGGCGAGGCGCCCCCATGACCCAGCAAATGGTTGACGGACCTGCGCATCTATTCGCGATGTACCACCCGTACTTCGAGAAGCAAATTCGCCGGCAGGTCGTGGCCGCCTAACCATAAAACCCACACACCACACAGCCACTCACCCCCTGCCGGCGCTCTGCCGGCATGTAGATGAACCGTGGAGATATGATGAAGATCATAAACGTCCGGCCAGGCGGCCGGCCGAAGGATCTTGCCGTCTTTGATATCGAGATTGGCCCGCACCTTCGCCTCTACAATCTAACCCTGCGCAAGTCTCCGGACGGCAGACTTCGGACTTTGGCGCCGAACGCAGCAGGTAAGCACTCGGCATCATTCCACCCGGAATTGGCCGAGCAAATCACACGCGCTGCAGTAGCGGCAATGGGAGGCTTTGCAGCCAATGAAATTGAATCTCAAGTTCAATAACCAGCCTTCATTTGATGAAGCCGCCATTCGCGCGCACGTCGCGCTTTTGCATGAGTGCGCCCAAGGCGTTGATGGCGTGCTTGTCGTATCCACATTTTACGCCAACGCAGGCGACCGACCCGGCCCTATCACCCATCATCACATCGGTGACGTTGACGGGATGACCGCGGCAATCATGGCCCACGCGACGACGCCCGGTGTCAACGTCTATACTGGCTTGCACGTCATGCGGCGTGGACTCGAACGCGGCAAGCGCGGGACAGAGCGGGACATAGTCGCAATGCTGGGCGTTGTGGCGGATCTGGACAGCGACACCGGCAAGACAGGCGAGCTACCCGTTGATCCTGACTTCGTCATCGAGACGTCTCCCGGCAATCACCAGCCCGCAATCATCTTCGACCAGCCCGCCGCGCCTGCAGAAGCGCGCGAAATTGGCGCGGCATTGCGAGCCGCAACAGGCGCGGACCACGGCACCGTAGACCCCGCCCACGTATGGCGCATTCCGGGTACGCTGAACTGGCCGAATGCGACGAAGCTGGCACGGGGTCGCAGTCCGGATCCCGTTCTCGTCACTGTCTCGGCGCCTTACGGCGGCACCGTCCAGAGCGTTGCGGATCTGAAGGCGGCGCTGGCGCCTTGGTCGCAGAAGGCCGCTCAGACCGCATCTGTGACCGTTGGTGAGCTTCCGGATGCTGCGACCGTCAAGGCGTCAGGCACCGCTACCGCCATGCTGGCAGCTGCGGGTGTCGGCGACCGCTCGGCCCATGCGGCGAAAATCGTGGAGCGTCTGGCGTTCGACGGCCACACAGCCGAGCAAGCGGGTGCATTGTTCCTTGCCGCGTCTGGCGACTGGTTCGAACGCTACTCTAGTAGATCCGAGGCGATGGCCGACTTCAGCCGACTGTGGGCCAAGTTTGGCAAGCCCCACGAGGAAGCGCGGGAGGCCGGCGCTAAGGCCGCGGCCAGTTTGCTCACACCTACCAATGAAAACGAGCGGGGCGTCCTGTCCTTTATGGGCGAGGATCGTGAGTACATCCCGAAGCCAGAGCTCATTCGCGACACCATCCCCCGTAATGGCGTGGGCTTTTTTGGTGGTCAGTCGGGCGCACTAAAAACCTTCTTTGCAGTCCATGCGGCAACCTGCCTCATGACGGGCGAGCCGCTTGCCGGCCGCGACATCGAGCGAACGGGCGGCGTCGTCTATCTGGCAGCCGAAGGCGAAGGCACAATTGAGGGCCGCATGAAGGCGAGGCGCATGCAGATGGAAAAGCCGTCCCAAGCTATGCCGTTCTTCACACTCACCAAGTTCGGCGCCATCGAAGACGCAGCCGCCTACAAGTCGCTGGAGCGGCGCCTTGAGCAAGCATCGGAACGCATGCAATCCCGTTTCGGTGTACCGCTTGTCGCCGTCGTAATCGACACCGTGGCGGCTGCGGGAATGATACCGGAAGACAAGGAGAACGATCCCGGTGCCTGGCAAAAAGTCTTCGACGCCTTGCAGCCTATTTCGGAGCGGCTCGATATCGTCGTCATTTTGATCCATCACGCCGGTAAGAATGCGAATGCTGGTCTACGTGGTTCTTCGAACGCCCGTGCGGCGGCCGACTTCGCTCTGATGCTGGCCTGTGACCGCGATGAAATCACGGGCGACACGAAAAACCACTTCCTGCACCTCGCGAAGAGCCGAGATGCAGCCGAGGGGCCGATAGCCGGAATCCAGAAGCGCACCGTCGAGATTGCCAAGCGTGATGACGGTTCGCCCATCACAACGCTCGTGCTCGACTTCGACATGTCGAACAAGGCGCCGGCAGTAAGGTTGAAGACAAGCAAAACGGACAAGCCGTTCCGCGAAGCCTTCGATGCTTGCGAACTACACCGCGTGCGAGTGCATGGCGAATCCAATGCGCCGGAAGTCCAAGCCGCTCGCCTTGAGGACCTCAAGAGGGAGTTTGGATTGCGATACGTCACGGCCCAAACCGACGCAACGAAGCGCGCCGATAATGTCCGCAACGCACTTCGGACGGCGATCACAAGGGTGCGCGATGCGGGCGAATATGCCACCGGGACGTGGGGCGGGGCCGAGTGGATATGGCGCCTTAAACCATAGTCGGATTTTTGGATTTTTCTGGATTTCTCCGGAGACATCCGAAGAGCAATAAGAAATCCGCCACAGGGAGATGGGGTACCTATTTTCAAAATAGGTACCCCCCCGGCGTGATCGAAGGGTTAAAACCGTCCGGATTTTTGGATTTTTCCTATAGGGATCCGATCCAAAAATCCGCTATTAAACATAGCAAGTTTGGAGCGCCGCCTTCGCGCCTTCCGCAGCCTGGGCTGGCTTCGCATTCCGGCTCGCCGCGTGAATCTGGACAATATTGTTCGGGGCGAACATGACGCCAACGAGGTTCGCAAAGACTTCAAACCATCTGAACGAGTGGCGATTGCGGAGGCGGTTAAGACTTAGCGAAACGGGGCGGCCCGGAGTGTTGCGGCGCCAATGGCGATAGAGATGGCTAGGTTTGATTTAAAAAATTAAAATGGGATTTTCGACCGCCCCTCTGCTTCTTCCACAGCTGAGAAGCTGCGGAGCAGTAACACAAAAATGGTGGGAGTGCAAGAGTCAACGCGGTGTTGACAGGAAATATTTTTAAACGAAATACGGTAGGTGTAACACATACCTTTAGAGGAGAGACCACCATGGGTATTCATTCCGATGCTTTCGGTCGCGTCACCCTCACTAATGAGGACGCTCGAAAGTTTGAAAACCAAGTCCGGTACGGCCGCCCCTCAAAGGAGGCAAAAGAGGCTGTAGCTAAAGGCGCCGAGGCTGTCAAAAACTTCCAGCGTGATGGGATGATACGCTTCAGCGTCAAAAAGGCCGGCTAAGCTTTTCCATGGACGCAGAATTGGTTCTGAGAAGGTTGCAACCCGGAGACAAGCTCTCCGGGTTTTCTCTTGGTCATGCCAACTTTACGCCCTTAAAGATGTTTCTTAAGAAGGACGCGCAGGCATACGAGACTAATAATCTCGCAAGGACGTATGCTCTCTTCGAGCCTGAGAAGAACGTCATCAAAGCGTACGTGACAATCACCTGCGGCGAGGTTGCGCTCAAGGACGGCGTGGAACATGACGGTAAGGTCAACTACCGCTTCCCGCACTATCCTGCCGTCAAGATTGCAAGACTGGCCGTGACAGAGCAGTTGAAGGGCCGAGGTGTAGGCAAAATGCTGGTGGAATTCTCACTAGGAGTTGCCAAAGAGCTAATCTGCCCACATGTCGGTTGCCGCTTTGCTGTTGTTGATTCAAAGGCGGAGTCCGTCGATTTTTACCGTCGTTGCGGGTTCACGTTCCTTGATACGCCAGAGAACAAGTCTCGACCTAATCCGGTTATGTTCATAGACCTTAGTAAAATCTAGGCGCATTCGGCCCCATCCGTCCGCCGGGGGGGCTTCAGTCTTCGCGACTTTCGCTTGTCGCCGTACCCGCGTCCCACTCATGTGCAACTAAAATTTCCATTTTTGATTTTTTAATCAAAACCAGCGCGCCGCTACAGTCCAGTGCCAGGCGACGCTCGTGCTGGCCCGCAGTGTCATACAGGCCCTGACGGGTGGCCAATATAGCCCCCGGGGCATCGGATTCCTTTGGATTGCTCTCCACCGCGGGTCAAAAGCGTACGCATCTGCAATTCAAAAGTTGACCAAGAATAAGGATTTCGCACTCATGGCACGGCCGAAATTGGCGGCAGTGCAAAAAAAACGGTTGGGGCAGCGCCGACCGCGTATGTTGCCTGTTGGGAAACCAAACCATGGGCGCCATCAGCTTGATTTGGCTCACTCCGCGGGCTGGCTCATACTTTTATGGAAAAGTCAATAAGAATTGACAGTCAGAAATGTAACCACTAGTAACAACATTGTATGCCGACTCTACAAGCAGGCCGGCGCCGCCATGCCACCAGTGACAAGACCCGGACAACGGGCATCACGTTTTCCAACCTACGAGATCCATGTGAGAACACCAGAACAGCACCGCGCCGCCGTGGCCGCCTGGCGCGAACTTGCGCCCGCAAATGATTCCGACATCTTCACTAATCCGAGATCCTCTTCGCCACGCCATGCCGTGCTATCCGAGGATCTGGCTGCCATCCTAAATTGGCGCGCAATTTCTCGTCCACCTGCAGAACCACTGCGCACGAACTGGTCAATCATCCCTGCGAACGACAATTTTGAGGAAGAAACACCCGAAGAAGAGCCGGCGCCGCCCATAGTCGAGTGCGAGCACGAGATACGCCCAACCGTTGGCGCCCTCATGGCTGCGGTCAAGAACGTGGAGTTTGAGCCTCATCGACCCGGCCTCATCGATCGGCGACCCATAGGCGGCGACATCGAGAAGCGCTCCGGACAGATTGTCAGGCTTGGCGCTCTGCGCTTCGGAACGATGCCGACTGTTGCAGACGGTACGACGACGCGCCCTGGCAACAACCGTCAAATCATCGCATGGCGAGGGAAACGGCCAGTGGACCGCTTCGGAAGAGCTAAGGGTGCCGACCTTGATGAAGAGGATGAGTTTGCCAAGCGGCAGCGTCTTGCCGACTGGCTGGGCTGCTATGCGGGAGAATTCATTCCGCAGACGCTGCAAAGTCGAAGAAAGGCGCGAGAGCGTGCAGATCGCGTCAGGGGTAAGCCGCTGCCGGCACTGCCGCCGACAACCATGCCGCTGAACGACGCGAGAGCTTTTGCCGGCTTGCCAGCAGTTGCGGAAGAGCCCGTGCCTGGGCTGCCCACTGGATCAATGGACATCGGCGACATTTTCTTCTCATGGGTGGCGATGCCTAAGAAAGCGAACCATGGGGCGATGATACGCGACGAAGACACCACCTTAGACCGTGCCGAAGTCGCTTCACAGCTTCATCCGCAAGACGTCGCGGTGCTCGATGCGGCGCTAACCGCGCGCAATATGACCGACATTGGAAACGTGATTGGGTTCGCGGGTAAGGTAGCCGAGCGAAAGGGGCGAAGGGCGCTCATGGACGCGTGCGGACGCCTTTCGCAGATCTTGTCGGCTGCATAAGTCCCATTTCGCAGACTGGCGCGGATAATAGATATCGGGCCTCTCGTAGGGGTCAAACTGCCAGCCTTCGGGCTGGCTTTTTTCTTCGCGCCACAAACTTGCGACTTTCGCAAATTCGCCCGTTGCGCGTCCTGCGCGGGCGATCGCGCCGCGCCGTCGAGCCGCCTCCTGCTCCGGCGCGGCGCACCATTTCCGGGGGAAACCAATGAAAGAATCCAGATACACGGAGGCGATTGGCGTCCTCCTGGGCTTTCGGTTCAGCGCCGTTCGCCAAACCCTGCGCACATTGCGCGAAGCCGGTCTTGTGCCGGGGCTACGCGGCGGTGATCTGCAGCCAGAACAACTGCCGGCGGTCATTCTCGGCCTGTGTGCGCCGACTTTCGCCACCGCCGCGGACACATATGAGCGACTAGCTGCCCTGAGGCTAGCCGATGCTGCGGACCTCCCTAAGTCGGCTGGAGACGCGCTCACTGCGATCGTCCGGATACTCCCAAGAAGCCCGGTCTTGGGTAGCCTTGACTTGGACGACGGCTTTCTCACGGTCGGCAACGGCCAAATGACGATCGATGCCCTGAGCCTTGCCGGCAAGCGCGCGGTCGTGCGCTACGGCACTTCGGACAACGCTGACAACGCGCTGCACAGATTCCCGCTTAACGGGATCCGCGAGCTCGTTAAAACCATGGAAAAAAAATGAAGATTGAACAATCAGCCGAAGTTAAAGCCATTCGCGCCAAGAAGGGTGAGCTCTCGATTGAGCTTACTGCGGTCGATGGCGACCGCCGCCGCTTGGCGCAAGACGACGCACCCGACGAGATACCCCGCGACCCCATGGCGGCTCGCACTGCCGAGTTGCTTGGCGAGGCCCCACCTCAGTTTTCTGAAACGAAGGCGGAGAAGCTGCATCGCCTCGCAATGCGCAGCCGCGAACTACGGGCCGCTATTGAAGTGCTTTCGCATCGCGAACAGGCCGCCGTTCACCGATGGGAATCCGAAGTACGGGCCGGGGTTTCGGAGGAGCATAAACGGCGACTGAAGGCAGTGGTGGCCGCGCTCACGGGCCTTCATGCCGCTAACCTCAGTCTGTCGGCGTTGGCCGATGAAATCGAGCAGGCT contains:
- a CDS encoding DUF4864 domain-containing protein, whose product is MLFRTASALLCLLWTTLPSTAAEDPVSDAQKIIASQISALMSGNATVAYSFASPAIRSLFPSEVRFLDMVRKQYAPLSSPGHYAFGRSKTVGGGELVLQEVIVTGRGAKDWSAIYEMRLQDDGSYKVNGVRVLAKTASTGI
- a CDS encoding MFS transporter, which produces MILAPPALLFFCNALLFVSLFTRLPSIQEGLGVDKAVLGLALLGAPAGTFLALPIAGRVTDYLTPRITAPLMLSIAALITPLLTIVPILGFFLCFLLFGFFRTILDVAANMISTGIEQRTGQKVLSRSHGFWSVGLLAGSLASGFLAGHGVSPFHHQLGAALIVVACCLVVVKIAPREERMPRIATGRRKVFVLPDRIIILICIMVFGIGISEGAVYDWGIFYLREVLHADAATAGILYAGFTIGMGATRMVGDNLRERFGTMTLVRGSAACVAVGLVLLLSTGSLGIAALALFLMGCGVALGFPLAVATTITLGRGSIADNLAALALTLLIANIGVPPMLGFVAEHASLTVSFVVLLPFLAVSFIMAPVAQGRVPKILRAAMNEPKDGDRQEPAPVSPQDAARG
- a CDS encoding J domain-containing protein codes for the protein MIDPYKLLGVPRDADGAAIKTAYRTKAKSSHPDTGGDVDAFAKLTTSYELLLDPVRRKIYDDTGFDPQLTDSKDLEGLLVLDTLVNEIILDERAPGSFDPVAAMRRKLTDKVVNTRFHILELERHRGRIRNHLDRIGRRPESDVLGRMLTARCDAIADAIGKAEGEIKVIEQAYAMLDGYSYEMEAEPQKAAE
- a CDS encoding CrpP-related protein, giving the protein MLNDDHVVLDWQQRGMHARMLGLKPQQNPLLNHRPPREGRHLKEWQEKCDAWLFGWSIEDACRN
- a CDS encoding helix-turn-helix domain-containing protein; translation: MTTANVSAINNYIDGIIHRLDSTGYKPLSTPIGGKMKPANDNSGDLLLGASAIAGHLGITPRQTYRLIYDGLLPHFKLGGFIAARRSSLTKWLEEQEVAA
- a CDS encoding AAA family ATPase codes for the protein MKLNLKFNNQPSFDEAAIRAHVALLHECAQGVDGVLVVSTFYANAGDRPGPITHHHIGDVDGMTAAIMAHATTPGVNVYTGLHVMRRGLERGKRGTERDIVAMLGVVADLDSDTGKTGELPVDPDFVIETSPGNHQPAIIFDQPAAPAEAREIGAALRAATGADHGTVDPAHVWRIPGTLNWPNATKLARGRSPDPVLVTVSAPYGGTVQSVADLKAALAPWSQKAAQTASVTVGELPDAATVKASGTATAMLAAAGVGDRSAHAAKIVERLAFDGHTAEQAGALFLAASGDWFERYSSRSEAMADFSRLWAKFGKPHEEAREAGAKAAASLLTPTNENERGVLSFMGEDREYIPKPELIRDTIPRNGVGFFGGQSGALKTFFAVHAATCLMTGEPLAGRDIERTGGVVYLAAEGEGTIEGRMKARRMQMEKPSQAMPFFTLTKFGAIEDAAAYKSLERRLEQASERMQSRFGVPLVAVVIDTVAAAGMIPEDKENDPGAWQKVFDALQPISERLDIVVILIHHAGKNANAGLRGSSNARAAADFALMLACDRDEITGDTKNHFLHLAKSRDAAEGPIAGIQKRTVEIAKRDDGSPITTLVLDFDMSNKAPAVRLKTSKTDKPFREAFDACELHRVRVHGESNAPEVQAARLEDLKREFGLRYVTAQTDATKRADNVRNALRTAITRVRDAGEYATGTWGGAEWIWRLKP
- a CDS encoding GNAT family N-acetyltransferase, translated to MDAELVLRRLQPGDKLSGFSLGHANFTPLKMFLKKDAQAYETNNLARTYALFEPEKNVIKAYVTITCGEVALKDGVEHDGKVNYRFPHYPAVKIARLAVTEQLKGRGVGKMLVEFSLGVAKELICPHVGCRFAVVDSKAESVDFYRRCGFTFLDTPENKSRPNPVMFIDLSKI